In the Micromonospora narathiwatensis genome, one interval contains:
- a CDS encoding elongation factor G-like protein EF-G2, whose translation MAQKNQEKGVTGGAPVVTEPGRVRNVVLVGHSGAGKTTLVEALLAASGTIGRAGTVTDGTTVCDHDPAAVRQQRSVSLCCAPLLHRDVKVNLLDTPGYGDFVGELRAGLRAADAALFVVSAVDGMDAATAALWEECAAVDMPRAVAVARLDHPRADFDEAVALCQRVFGDNVLPLYLPMLGDDGVSVAGLMGLITRRVFDYSAGLPAAVREPDPEHLPAIVEARNELIEGIIAESEDETLLDRYLGGEEIDTEVLVTDLETAVARGHFYPVVPVCAETGVGLDVLLDGLVAAFPSPLEHDLPAVTGVDGSPRPPLGCDPDGPLVAEVVKTTVDRHVGRVSLVRVFSGTLRPDQVIHVSGHGMTERGHADHDADERVGHLYSPLGATLREVAAAVAGDICAITKSGSAETGDTISAKEEPLLIAPWEMPEPLLPVAIVAKSRADEDTLARNLARLVAGDPTLRLERNAETHQLVLWCMGEAHADVVLDRLRAGGVELETEPVRVALRETFTVGAKGHGRHVKQSGGHGQYAVCDVDVEPLPRGAGFEFVDKVVGGAVPHNYIPSVEKGVRAQMERGLVAGSPVVDLRVTLFDGKAHSVDSSDAAFQTAGALALRDAAEKGQPTLLEPVDEVTIRVPDPSVGAVMGDLSGRRGRVLGTEPDPDAEGRTLVRAEVPATELLRYAVELRSMTAGTGTFRREFARYEPMPAHLAEQVRKEHAARS comes from the coding sequence ATGGCGCAGAAAAATCAGGAGAAGGGTGTCACCGGCGGCGCGCCGGTGGTGACCGAGCCCGGCAGGGTTCGCAACGTGGTGCTGGTCGGCCACTCCGGGGCGGGCAAGACCACCCTGGTCGAGGCGTTGCTGGCGGCCAGCGGCACGATCGGCCGCGCCGGCACCGTCACCGACGGCACCACGGTCTGCGACCACGACCCCGCCGCCGTACGCCAGCAGCGTTCGGTGAGCCTCTGCTGTGCCCCGCTGCTGCACCGCGACGTCAAGGTGAACCTCCTGGACACCCCCGGCTACGGCGACTTCGTCGGCGAGCTGCGCGCCGGTCTGCGGGCCGCCGACGCGGCGCTGTTCGTGGTCTCGGCCGTCGACGGGATGGACGCCGCGACCGCCGCGCTCTGGGAGGAGTGCGCCGCGGTCGACATGCCGCGCGCGGTCGCGGTGGCCCGGCTGGACCACCCACGCGCCGACTTCGACGAGGCGGTGGCGCTCTGCCAGCGGGTCTTCGGCGACAACGTGCTTCCGCTCTACCTCCCCATGCTCGGCGACGACGGCGTGTCGGTCGCCGGCCTGATGGGGCTGATCACCCGCCGGGTCTTCGACTACTCGGCCGGGCTGCCCGCGGCGGTGCGGGAGCCGGACCCCGAGCACCTGCCCGCGATCGTGGAGGCGCGCAACGAGCTGATCGAGGGGATCATCGCGGAGAGCGAGGACGAGACCCTGCTGGACCGCTACCTCGGCGGCGAGGAGATCGACACCGAGGTGCTCGTCACCGACCTGGAGACGGCGGTGGCCCGGGGCCACTTCTACCCGGTGGTGCCGGTCTGCGCGGAGACCGGGGTCGGCCTGGACGTGCTGCTCGACGGCCTGGTGGCGGCGTTTCCGTCGCCGCTGGAGCACGACCTGCCGGCGGTCACCGGGGTGGACGGCTCGCCCCGGCCTCCGCTGGGCTGCGACCCGGACGGCCCGCTGGTCGCCGAGGTGGTCAAGACGACCGTCGACCGGCACGTCGGGCGGGTGTCCCTGGTCCGGGTCTTCTCCGGCACCCTCCGCCCCGACCAGGTGATCCACGTGTCCGGGCACGGCATGACCGAGCGGGGCCACGCCGACCACGACGCCGACGAGCGGGTCGGCCACCTCTACAGCCCGCTCGGCGCGACGCTGCGTGAGGTGGCCGCCGCCGTCGCCGGGGACATCTGCGCGATCACCAAGTCGGGCAGCGCGGAGACCGGCGACACCATCTCCGCCAAGGAGGAGCCGCTGCTCATCGCCCCGTGGGAGATGCCGGAGCCGCTGCTGCCGGTGGCGATCGTGGCGAAGAGCCGGGCCGACGAGGACACTCTGGCCCGCAACCTGGCCCGGCTGGTGGCCGGCGACCCGACGCTGCGGCTGGAGCGCAACGCCGAGACCCATCAGCTGGTGCTCTGGTGCATGGGCGAGGCGCACGCCGACGTGGTGCTCGACCGGCTGCGCGCCGGCGGGGTGGAGCTGGAGACCGAGCCGGTCCGGGTGGCGCTGCGCGAGACGTTCACCGTCGGAGCGAAGGGGCACGGCCGGCACGTCAAGCAGTCCGGCGGCCACGGCCAGTACGCGGTCTGCGACGTCGACGTGGAGCCGCTGCCCCGCGGCGCCGGCTTCGAGTTCGTCGACAAGGTGGTCGGCGGCGCGGTGCCGCACAACTACATCCCGTCGGTGGAGAAGGGCGTGCGGGCGCAGATGGAACGCGGCCTGGTCGCCGGTTCCCCGGTGGTGGACCTGCGGGTGACCCTCTTCGACGGCAAGGCGCACAGCGTCGACTCCTCCGACGCGGCGTTCCAGACCGCGGGGGCCCTCGCGCTGCGGGACGCCGCCGAGAAGGGCCAGCCGACGCTGCTGGAGCCGGTCGACGAGGTGACCATCCGGGTGCCCGACCCGTCGGTGGGCGCGGTGATGGGCGACCTCTCCGGCCGGCGCGGGCGGGTGCTCGGCACCGAGCCCGACCCGGACGCCGAGGGGCGCACCCTGGTCCGCGCCGAGGTGCCCGCCACCGAGCTGCTCCGGTACGCGGTCGAGCTGCGCTCGATGACCGCCGGCACCGGCACCTTCCGCCGCGAGTTCGCCCGGTACGAACCCATGCCCGCCCACCTCGCCGAGCAGGTCCGCAAGGAGCACGCCGCCCGTTCCTGA
- the pgsA gene encoding phosphatidylinositol phosphate synthase — protein MAKIFQVTARAGMTRVVEPVARGLLRAGVSPNAVTVTGTVGVLVGALGFGARGHLVAGALIVTVFALTDLLDGTMARMSGGSTRFGAFLDSSMDRIADSAVFGAVAYWLATQHQYAGVAAALLCLAAGGLVSYVKARAEGLGMTANVGVAERTERLLIVGVGGLLTGLGVKLALPIALWLLAAVSIFTVGQRMAHVYRQAQQAGHE, from the coding sequence ATGGCGAAGATCTTCCAAGTGACGGCCCGAGCGGGCATGACCCGCGTCGTGGAGCCGGTCGCGCGCGGTCTGCTCCGCGCCGGAGTGTCCCCCAACGCGGTCACCGTGACCGGCACCGTCGGCGTGCTCGTCGGCGCGCTCGGCTTCGGCGCCCGCGGCCATCTGGTCGCCGGTGCGCTGATCGTCACGGTCTTCGCGCTCACCGACCTGCTCGACGGCACGATGGCCCGGATGAGCGGAGGTTCCACCCGGTTCGGGGCCTTCCTCGATTCGAGCATGGACCGGATCGCCGACAGCGCCGTCTTCGGCGCGGTCGCGTACTGGCTGGCCACCCAGCACCAGTACGCGGGGGTGGCCGCGGCGCTGCTCTGCCTGGCCGCCGGCGGGCTGGTCTCCTACGTCAAGGCCCGCGCCGAGGGGCTCGGGATGACCGCCAACGTGGGCGTCGCCGAGCGCACCGAGCGGCTGCTGATCGTCGGGGTGGGCGGCCTGCTCACCGGCCTCGGCGTCAAACTGGCGCTGCCGATCGCGCTCTGGCTGCTCGCCGCCGTCTCGATCTTCACGGTCGGGCAGCGCATGGCCCACGTGTACCGGCAGGCGCAGCAGGCCGGCCACGAGTGA
- a CDS encoding aldo/keto reductase, with amino-acid sequence MAVSTRTLGRSGIEVSALGMGCWAIGGPWTEGVRPLGWGAVDDDESVRTVRRALDLGVTFFDTADTYGAGHGERILGRALAGRRDEAVIATKWGYTFDEGTRQVTGEDPSPGYLRRAVVASLRRLDTDRIDLYQLHLGDLPLPRAEALVGTLEDLVADGLVRAYGWSTDRADRAGAFAQVARHATAVQHGLSVLRDAPTLLVACDKHDLASVVRGPLAMGLLTGKYTPASTLPRDDVRGTAPNWLEWFRGGRPAPEWLRRVAAVRGALTADGRTLAQGALGWIWARSGRTVPVPGARTVAQMEENAAALRRGPLAPDQFAEVELRLAALRTAALRDADRPHWPMPPVPAARP; translated from the coding sequence GTGGCAGTCAGCACGCGGACGTTGGGCCGCAGCGGCATCGAGGTCAGCGCCCTCGGGATGGGGTGCTGGGCGATCGGCGGCCCGTGGACGGAGGGTGTGCGACCGCTGGGCTGGGGCGCGGTGGACGACGACGAGTCCGTCCGGACGGTCCGCCGCGCGCTCGACCTCGGGGTGACGTTCTTCGACACCGCCGACACGTACGGGGCCGGTCACGGCGAGCGGATCCTCGGCCGGGCGCTCGCCGGCCGCCGCGACGAGGCGGTGATCGCCACCAAGTGGGGCTACACCTTCGACGAGGGGACCCGGCAGGTCACCGGCGAGGACCCGTCGCCCGGGTACCTGCGGCGGGCGGTCGTCGCCTCGCTGCGCCGGCTGGACACCGACCGGATCGACCTCTATCAGCTGCACCTCGGCGACCTGCCGCTGCCCCGGGCCGAGGCGCTGGTCGGCACCCTGGAGGACCTGGTCGCCGACGGCCTCGTCCGGGCGTACGGCTGGAGCACCGACCGGGCCGACCGGGCGGGCGCGTTCGCCCAGGTGGCCCGGCACGCCACCGCCGTGCAGCACGGCCTGTCGGTGCTCCGGGACGCCCCGACGCTGCTCGTGGCCTGCGACAAGCACGACCTGGCCAGCGTCGTCCGGGGGCCGCTCGCGATGGGGCTGCTCACCGGCAAGTACACCCCGGCGTCGACGCTGCCCCGTGACGACGTACGCGGGACCGCCCCGAACTGGTTGGAGTGGTTCCGTGGCGGCCGGCCCGCGCCGGAGTGGCTGCGCCGGGTGGCCGCCGTACGCGGCGCGCTGACCGCCGACGGCCGGACCCTGGCCCAGGGTGCGCTCGGCTGGATCTGGGCGCGCAGCGGCCGTACCGTCCCGGTCCCCGGCGCGCGGACGGTCGCTCAGATGGAGGAGAACGCCGCGGCGCTGCGCCGGGGGCCGCTCGCCCCGGACCAGTTCGCCGAGGTGGAACTCCGGCTCGCGGCCCTGCGTACGGCGGCTCTCCGGGACGCCGACCGGCCGCACTGGCCGATGCCCCCGGTCCCCGCCGCGCGCCCCTGA
- a CDS encoding HIT family protein, whose product MTGADRHFDSGTDNGLADGLERLWTPHRMTYISGEDRPAGGYEKPAGCPFCLAPGLPPDESLVVARGEHVFAVLNLYPYNPGHLLVCPYRHVADYTELDAPETAELAAFTKDAMRVVRHVSNAHGFNLGMNQGGVAGAGIAAHLHQHVVPRWGGDANFMPVIGRTKVLPQLLADTRDLLAKAWPA is encoded by the coding sequence GTGACTGGGGCGGATCGGCACTTCGACAGCGGCACCGACAACGGTCTGGCGGACGGGCTGGAACGGCTCTGGACGCCGCACCGGATGACCTACATCTCCGGCGAGGACCGGCCCGCGGGCGGCTACGAGAAGCCCGCCGGTTGCCCGTTCTGCCTGGCCCCCGGCCTGCCTCCGGACGAGAGCCTGGTCGTCGCCCGGGGCGAGCACGTCTTCGCGGTGCTCAACCTCTACCCGTACAACCCGGGGCACCTGCTGGTCTGCCCGTACCGGCACGTCGCCGACTACACCGAGCTGGACGCGCCGGAGACCGCCGAGCTGGCCGCGTTCACCAAGGACGCCATGCGGGTGGTCCGCCACGTCTCCAACGCGCACGGCTTCAACCTGGGCATGAACCAGGGCGGCGTGGCCGGCGCCGGCATCGCCGCCCACCTGCACCAGCACGTGGTCCCCAGGTGGGGCGGCGACGCCAACTTCATGCCGGTCATCGGCCGGACGAAGGTGCTGCCGCAGTTGCTCGCCGACACCCGGGACCTGCTGGCCAAGGCCTGGCCGGCCTGA
- a CDS encoding phosphatidylinositol mannoside acyltransferase has product MNLTELGYVAGWRLARTLPRPVVAAAFRAGADRAYRRGGRGTTRLRANLRRVVGPELPEAELDELVRAGLRSYARYWMEAFRLPSLSRQEILAGFRLDGADKLGADVESGRGAVIALPHGGNWDAAGAWVAATGWPITTVAERLKPEAVYERFLAFRQGLGMEILPTHGGERPAFEVLVDRLQAGTVVPLLADRDLSARGVEVDFFGGRTRMPAGPALLAIRTGAPLYVTTMWYESDIARAALDGPLELPGPSSGSLDFRVRVLTQRIADGLAAGIARHPQDWHMLQRMWLDQRTDGPGATPQPPAATGTI; this is encoded by the coding sequence GTGAACCTCACCGAGCTGGGCTACGTCGCCGGCTGGCGGTTGGCCCGCACGCTGCCCCGGCCGGTGGTCGCCGCCGCCTTCCGGGCGGGCGCCGACCGCGCGTACCGCCGGGGCGGTCGGGGTACGACGCGACTCCGGGCCAACCTGCGCCGGGTGGTCGGCCCGGAGCTGCCCGAGGCGGAGCTGGACGAGCTGGTCCGGGCCGGCCTGCGGTCGTACGCCCGGTACTGGATGGAGGCGTTCCGGCTGCCGTCGCTGAGCCGTCAGGAGATCCTCGCCGGGTTCCGCCTCGACGGCGCGGACAAGCTCGGCGCCGACGTGGAGTCCGGCCGGGGCGCGGTGATCGCACTGCCGCACGGCGGCAACTGGGACGCAGCCGGCGCCTGGGTGGCGGCCACCGGCTGGCCGATCACCACGGTCGCCGAGCGGCTCAAGCCGGAGGCCGTCTACGAGCGTTTCCTCGCCTTCCGGCAGGGCCTGGGCATGGAGATCCTGCCCACCCACGGCGGCGAGCGCCCGGCGTTCGAGGTGCTGGTCGACCGGCTCCAGGCCGGTACGGTGGTGCCGCTGCTCGCCGACCGGGACCTCTCCGCCCGCGGCGTGGAGGTGGACTTCTTCGGCGGCCGGACCCGGATGCCGGCCGGCCCGGCGCTGCTGGCGATCCGGACCGGCGCACCCCTCTACGTCACCACGATGTGGTACGAGTCGGACATCGCCCGCGCCGCCCTCGACGGCCCGCTGGAACTGCCCGGCCCGAGCAGCGGCTCGCTGGATTTCCGGGTACGCGTGCTCACCCAGCGGATCGCCGACGGTCTGGCGGCGGGCATCGCCCGCCACCCGCAGGACTGGCACATGTTGCAGCGGATGTGGCTGGACCAGCGGACCGACGGCCCGGGCGCCACGCCGCAGCCGCCGGCCGCCACCGGGACGATCTGA
- a CDS encoding CG0192-related protein, whose product MALLHRAELRPSKLDLLAAWLPGRPWFAGTVGAAVTRVGAYRFDDPAGEVGIETLLVRAGDGPVLQVPLAYRGAPLAGADGWLVGTTEHSVLGPRWVYDACADPVYPPALAAAVLAGAGQAEEYFEVDGRRDVRAPSMTLTGSRVDGAELPAVGAPREVVDGEPTLIRADPVELAVVRRPVPAEVPSDACLTGAWAGQPAPVLLAYAVPR is encoded by the coding sequence ATGGCTCTGCTGCACCGCGCGGAACTGCGCCCCTCGAAGCTCGACCTGCTCGCCGCCTGGCTGCCCGGCCGTCCCTGGTTCGCCGGGACGGTGGGTGCCGCCGTCACCCGGGTCGGGGCGTACCGCTTCGACGACCCGGCCGGCGAGGTCGGGATCGAGACCCTGCTCGTCCGGGCCGGGGACGGGCCGGTCCTGCAGGTGCCGCTCGCCTACCGGGGCGCCCCGCTGGCCGGCGCCGACGGCTGGCTGGTCGGCACCACCGAGCACTCCGTGCTCGGCCCACGCTGGGTGTACGACGCCTGCGCCGACCCGGTCTACCCGCCCGCCCTGGCCGCGGCCGTCCTCGCCGGCGCGGGCCAGGCGGAGGAGTATTTCGAGGTGGACGGTCGGCGGGACGTGCGCGCGCCCAGCATGACCCTCACCGGCAGCCGCGTCGACGGGGCCGAACTGCCGGCGGTCGGCGCGCCCCGCGAGGTGGTCGACGGCGAGCCGACGCTGATCCGGGCCGATCCGGTCGAGCTGGCCGTCGTCCGGCGGCCGGTCCCCGCCGAGGTCCCGTCCGACGCCTGCCTGACCGGCGCCTGGGCCGGGCAGCCCGCCCCGGTCCTGCTGGCGTACGCCGTGCCCCGCTGA
- the thrS gene encoding threonine--tRNA ligase encodes MSAPRTPVVADPVVVAAGTTAADAVAAAGLPTSGPKAVVVVRDPQGQLRDLDWKPAEETTVEPVALDSPDGLNVLRHSTAHVLAQAVQDVFPEAKLGIGPPIENGFYYDFQVDKPFQPDDLAKLEKRMQEIVKSGQRFRRRRFSSLDEARGELAAEPFKLELIEVKGEGLDSSEVMEVGGGELTIYDNLAANEDKVCWSDLCRGPHLPNTRLIGAFKLMRSAAAYWRGSEKNPQLQRVYGTAWPTRDELKAYLRLLEEAARRDHRKLGADLDLFSFPDEIGSGLAVFHPKGGVLKRVMEDYVRTRHIEEGFQYVGTPHISKEGLFHTSGHLPYYKDTMFPPMEMEGSDYYLKAMNCPMHNLIYRSRGRSYRELPMRLFEFGSVYRYEKSGVIHGLTRVRGFTQDDSHSYCTREQAPGEVKHLLGFVLSLLRDFGIDDFYLELSTRDESRPDKFVGSDEDWATATAVLEECARETGLDLVPDPGGAAFYGPKISVQAKDAIGRTWQMSTIQYDFNQPKGFGLEYQAADGSRQQPVMIHCAKFGSIERFIGVLTEHYAGAFPAWLAPVQVVGIPIREDHTDYLQEFVAALRVEGIRAEVDAGDERMQKKIRNAQQQKIPFMVIAGDDDVAAGTVSFRYRDGSQRNGVPVAEAVAHVLDVVNSRTNSGPSAES; translated from the coding sequence GTGTCCGCACCCCGTACCCCCGTCGTGGCCGACCCCGTCGTCGTCGCCGCCGGGACCACGGCGGCCGACGCGGTGGCCGCGGCCGGGCTGCCCACCAGCGGCCCGAAGGCCGTCGTGGTGGTCCGCGACCCGCAGGGCCAGCTGCGCGACCTGGACTGGAAGCCGGCCGAGGAGACCACGGTCGAGCCCGTCGCCCTCGACTCGCCGGACGGGCTGAACGTGCTGCGGCACTCCACCGCGCACGTGCTCGCCCAGGCCGTGCAGGACGTCTTCCCCGAGGCGAAGCTCGGCATCGGCCCGCCGATCGAGAACGGCTTCTACTACGACTTCCAGGTCGACAAGCCGTTCCAGCCGGACGACCTGGCGAAGCTCGAGAAGCGGATGCAGGAGATCGTCAAGTCCGGCCAGCGGTTCCGCCGCCGGCGGTTCAGCAGCCTGGACGAGGCGCGGGGCGAGTTGGCCGCCGAGCCGTTCAAGCTGGAGCTGATCGAGGTCAAGGGGGAGGGGCTGGACTCCTCCGAGGTGATGGAGGTGGGCGGCGGCGAGCTGACCATCTACGACAACCTCGCCGCGAACGAGGACAAGGTCTGCTGGTCGGACCTGTGCCGCGGCCCGCACCTGCCGAACACCCGGCTGATCGGCGCGTTCAAGCTGATGCGCTCGGCCGCCGCGTACTGGCGGGGGTCGGAGAAGAACCCGCAGCTCCAGCGGGTGTACGGCACCGCGTGGCCGACCCGGGACGAGCTGAAGGCGTACCTGAGGCTGTTGGAGGAGGCGGCCCGGCGCGACCACCGCAAGCTCGGCGCGGACCTCGACCTGTTCAGCTTCCCCGACGAGATCGGCTCGGGCCTGGCGGTCTTCCACCCCAAGGGCGGCGTGCTCAAGCGGGTGATGGAGGACTACGTCCGCACCCGCCACATCGAGGAGGGCTTCCAGTACGTCGGGACCCCGCACATCTCGAAGGAAGGTCTCTTCCACACCTCGGGCCACCTGCCCTACTACAAGGACACGATGTTCCCTCCGATGGAGATGGAGGGCAGCGACTACTACCTCAAGGCGATGAACTGCCCGATGCACAACCTGATCTACAGGTCGCGCGGGCGGTCCTACCGTGAGCTGCCGATGCGGCTGTTCGAGTTCGGGTCGGTGTACCGGTACGAGAAGTCGGGCGTCATCCACGGCCTGACCCGGGTGCGCGGCTTCACCCAGGACGACTCGCACTCCTACTGCACGAGGGAGCAGGCGCCGGGCGAGGTCAAGCACCTGCTGGGCTTCGTGCTCAGCCTGCTTCGGGACTTCGGCATCGACGACTTCTACCTGGAGCTGTCGACCCGCGACGAGTCCCGGCCGGACAAGTTCGTCGGCTCGGACGAGGACTGGGCGACCGCGACCGCGGTGCTGGAGGAGTGCGCCCGGGAGACCGGGCTCGACCTGGTGCCGGATCCGGGCGGCGCGGCCTTCTACGGCCCGAAGATCTCGGTGCAGGCCAAGGACGCCATCGGCCGTACCTGGCAGATGTCGACGATCCAGTACGACTTCAACCAGCCGAAGGGCTTCGGGCTGGAGTACCAGGCGGCCGACGGCAGCCGGCAGCAGCCCGTCATGATCCACTGTGCCAAGTTCGGGTCGATCGAGCGCTTCATCGGCGTGCTCACCGAGCACTACGCCGGGGCGTTCCCGGCGTGGCTCGCCCCGGTGCAGGTGGTCGGCATCCCGATCCGCGAGGACCACACCGACTACCTCCAGGAGTTCGTCGCGGCGCTGCGGGTCGAGGGGATCCGGGCCGAGGTCGACGCGGGCGACGAGCGGATGCAGAAGAAGATCCGCAACGCCCAGCAGCAGAAGATCCCGTTCATGGTGATCGCCGGTGACGACGACGTGGCCGCCGGCACGGTGTCCTTCCGCTACCGGGACGGGTCGCAGCGCAACGGCGTACCGGTGGCCGAGGCGGTCGCCCACGTGCTCGACGTGGTCAACTCCCGGACCAACTCGGGGCCCTCGGCGGAGAGCTGA
- the pdxT gene encoding pyridoxal 5'-phosphate synthase glutaminase subunit PdxT, which produces MTAPVIGVLALQGDVREHVAALAGAGADARPVRRPAELDAVGGLVIPGGESTTISKLVDIFEMREPIDKRIAAGLPVYGSCAGMIMLASEVLDGRPDQRGFQGIEMTVRRNAFGRQVDSFEAPVRIAGVEGAPFHAVFIRAPWVERVGGGVEVLGRVTDGPADDRIVAVRQGNLLATSFHPELTGDLRLHRYFVDLVRAAA; this is translated from the coding sequence GTGACCGCACCCGTCATCGGGGTGCTCGCCCTCCAGGGGGACGTACGCGAGCACGTCGCCGCCCTTGCCGGCGCGGGCGCGGACGCTCGCCCGGTCCGCCGTCCGGCCGAGCTGGACGCGGTCGGCGGGTTGGTCATCCCCGGCGGGGAGTCCACCACCATCAGCAAGCTGGTCGACATCTTCGAGATGCGCGAGCCGATCGACAAGCGGATCGCCGCCGGCCTGCCGGTCTACGGGTCCTGCGCCGGCATGATCATGCTGGCGTCCGAGGTGCTGGACGGCCGCCCCGACCAGCGCGGCTTCCAGGGCATCGAGATGACCGTACGGCGCAACGCCTTCGGCCGGCAGGTCGACTCGTTCGAGGCGCCGGTGCGGATCGCCGGGGTCGAGGGCGCACCGTTCCACGCCGTCTTCATCCGGGCTCCCTGGGTCGAGCGGGTCGGCGGGGGCGTCGAGGTGCTCGGCCGGGTCACCGACGGACCCGCCGACGACCGGATCGTCGCGGTCCGGCAGGGCAACCTGTTGGCCACCTCGTTCCACCCGGAACTCACCGGTGACCTGCGGCTGCACCGCTACTTCGTGGACCTGGTCCGGGCCGCGGCCTGA
- a CDS encoding glycosyltransferase family 4 protein, whose protein sequence is MRIGIVCPYSFDVPGGVQNHVMDLAEALIGLGHQVSVLAPADEDSPLPPYVVAAGRAVPLPYNGSVARIAFGPVSTARVRRWITRGDFDVLHVHEPLTPSLSMLAVLCARGPVVATFHTAMTRSRVLSAAQGMLRIVLERITARIAVSALARKVQVEHLDGGAVEIPNGVAVAKFAGVEPLPGWPGECAPGTGGTVGFLGRFTEPRKGFPILRDAFVALAPHRPGLRLLVAGPGDRDDLYGQFPAGLRDRVTFLGMIPEADKPRMLRSLHLYVAPNTGGESFGMILTEALAAGTTVVASDLDAFRRVLDGGRAGWLFPTGDAAALRTALAELLDDADRRAALTVCGDQVVAGFDWPVVARRVLEVYAAAIEATDGRVMDQEWVELG, encoded by the coding sequence ATGCGGATCGGCATCGTGTGCCCGTACTCCTTCGACGTCCCGGGCGGGGTGCAGAACCACGTCATGGACCTGGCCGAGGCGTTGATCGGGCTGGGCCACCAGGTGAGCGTGCTCGCCCCCGCCGACGAGGACTCGCCGCTGCCCCCGTACGTGGTGGCCGCCGGGCGGGCGGTGCCGCTGCCGTACAACGGCTCGGTGGCCCGGATCGCCTTCGGCCCGGTCTCCACCGCCCGGGTGCGGCGCTGGATCACCCGGGGCGACTTCGACGTGCTGCACGTGCACGAACCGCTCACGCCGAGCCTGTCGATGCTGGCCGTGCTCTGCGCCCGTGGCCCGGTGGTGGCCACCTTCCACACCGCGATGACCCGTTCCCGGGTGCTCTCCGCGGCGCAGGGGATGCTCCGGATCGTGCTGGAGCGGATCACCGCCCGGATCGCGGTCAGCGCGCTGGCCCGCAAGGTGCAGGTCGAGCACCTGGACGGCGGCGCGGTGGAGATCCCCAACGGGGTCGCGGTGGCGAAGTTCGCGGGCGTCGAGCCGCTGCCCGGCTGGCCGGGGGAGTGCGCGCCGGGCACCGGCGGGACGGTGGGATTCCTGGGCCGGTTCACCGAGCCCCGCAAGGGCTTCCCGATTCTGCGGGACGCGTTCGTCGCGCTCGCCCCGCACCGGCCGGGGCTGCGCCTGCTGGTGGCCGGGCCGGGCGACCGGGACGACCTGTACGGGCAGTTCCCGGCCGGGTTGCGGGACCGGGTCACCTTTCTCGGCATGATCCCCGAGGCGGACAAACCTCGCATGTTGCGCAGCCTGCACCTGTACGTCGCACCCAACACCGGAGGGGAGTCCTTCGGGATGATCCTCACCGAGGCCCTCGCCGCCGGCACCACCGTGGTGGCCAGCGACCTCGACGCCTTCCGCCGGGTGCTGGACGGCGGGCGGGCCGGGTGGCTCTTCCCGACCGGCGACGCGGCGGCCCTGCGTACCGCCCTGGCCGAGCTGCTCGACGACGCGGACCGGCGGGCGGCGCTGACCGTCTGCGGCGACCAGGTGGTGGCCGGTTTCGACTGGCCGGTGGTGGCCCGCCGGGTGCTGGAGGTGTACGCGGCGGCGATCGAGGCCACCGACGGTCGGGTCATGGACCAGGAGTGGGTGGAGCTGGGCTGA
- the pdxS gene encoding pyridoxal 5'-phosphate synthase lyase subunit PdxS, translating into MPESTSPNTNATPVVGTARVKRGMAEMLKGGVIMDVVTPEQAKIAEDAGAVAVMALERVPADIRAQGGVSRMSDPDMIDGIINAVSIPVMAKARIGHFVEAQVLQSLGVDYVDESEVLTPADYENHIDKWAFTVPFVCGATNLGEALRRITEGAAMIRSKGEAGTGDVSNATTHMRKIRKEIRKLQSLPADELFVAAKELQAPYELVKEIAETGKLPVVLFTAGGIATPADAAMMMQLGAEGVFVGSGIFKSGNPAQRAAAIVKATTFHDDPDVLAKVSRGLGEAMVGINVDEIPQPHRLAERGW; encoded by the coding sequence GTGCCCGAATCCACCTCCCCGAACACCAACGCCACTCCCGTCGTCGGCACCGCCCGCGTCAAGCGGGGCATGGCCGAGATGCTCAAGGGCGGCGTGATCATGGACGTGGTCACCCCTGAGCAGGCCAAGATCGCCGAGGACGCCGGCGCGGTCGCCGTGATGGCGCTGGAGCGGGTGCCCGCCGACATCCGCGCGCAGGGCGGCGTGTCCCGGATGAGCGACCCGGACATGATCGACGGCATCATCAACGCCGTCTCGATCCCGGTGATGGCCAAGGCCCGGATCGGCCACTTCGTCGAGGCGCAGGTTCTCCAGTCGCTCGGCGTCGACTACGTCGACGAGTCCGAGGTGCTGACCCCGGCCGACTACGAGAACCACATCGACAAGTGGGCGTTCACCGTCCCCTTCGTCTGCGGCGCGACCAACCTGGGCGAGGCGCTGCGCCGGATCACCGAGGGCGCGGCCATGATCCGCTCGAAGGGCGAGGCCGGCACCGGTGACGTCTCCAACGCCACCACCCACATGCGCAAGATCCGCAAGGAGATCCGCAAGCTCCAGTCGCTGCCGGCCGACGAGCTGTTCGTCGCGGCCAAGGAGCTGCAGGCGCCGTACGAGCTGGTCAAGGAGATCGCCGAGACGGGGAAGCTGCCGGTGGTGCTGTTCACCGCGGGCGGCATCGCCACCCCGGCCGACGCCGCCATGATGATGCAGCTCGGCGCCGAGGGCGTCTTCGTCGGTTCAGGCATCTTCAAGTCCGGCAACCCGGCCCAGCGCGCCGCCGCGATCGTGAAGGCCACCACCTTCCACGACGACCCCGACGTGCTGGCCAAGGTCTCCCGGGGCCTGGGCGAGGCGATGGTCGGCATCAACGTCGACGAGATCCCGCAGCCGCACCGCCTGGCCGAGCGCGGCTGGTGA